One genomic segment of Drosophila melanogaster chromosome 3R includes these proteins:
- the CG6013 gene encoding uncharacterized protein, translating into MPKKMGINSKAVEARERKEATKKATQEKKSKEAEDRLWRDDDKNLAKKQQRKDEEERKRAEAAKRKAEAKALLDQEMSSINTQRKQPLAKINRQMILEEMEKKQRVIEAINEANKPMAARVVVQNHIEENLNRSMADTDVASNIDEAIVVLSVNDSEEDKHPEKRMRAAYKTFEANNLPRIKAENPSLRMSQWKQLLMKEWNKSPDNPFNQAR; encoded by the exons ATGCCAAAGAAAATGGGAATCAACTCGAAGGCGGTGGAGGCCCGCGAGCGCAAGGAGGCCACCAAGAAGGCCACGCAGGAGAAGAAGAGCAAGGAGGCGGAGGATCGCCTGTGGCGCGATGACGACAAGAATCTGGCCAAGAAACAACAGCGcaaggacgaggaggagcgcAAGCGGGCGGAGGCGGCCAAACGGAAGGCTGAGGCCAAAGCGCTGCTTGACCAGGAAATGTCATCCATTAACACGCAGCGAAAGCAGCCGCTGGCCAAGATCAACCGCCAGATGATTCTCGAGGAGATGGAGAAGAAGCAGCGCGTAATCGAGGCGATAAACGAGGCCAACAAGCCGATGGCCGCGCGAGTGGTGGTCCAAAACCATATCGAGGAGAATCTGAACCGATCCATGGCCGACACGGATGTGGCATCCAACATTGACGAGGCCATCGTGGTGCTCAG TGTAAATGACAGCGAAGAGGACAAGCATCCCGAGAAGCGAATGCGCGCCGCCTACAAGACCTTTGAAGCCAACAATCTGCCCCGCATTAAGGCTGAGAATCCTTCCCTTCGCATGTCCCAGTGGAAGCAGCTTCTGATGAAGGAATGGAACAAGTCACCAGACAACCCATTCAACCAGGCGCGCTAA